The Gallus gallus isolate bGalGal1 chromosome 3, bGalGal1.mat.broiler.GRCg7b, whole genome shotgun sequence genome window below encodes:
- the ABCC10 gene encoding ATP-binding cassette sub-family C member 10 isoform X7 codes for MESNAEMLEHKDARVKLMTEFLSGIRVIKFYAWEKHFSTRINTCRAKELQKLRAIKYLDAVCVYLWAALPVVVSIVIFITYVLMGHQLTATKVFTALALVGMLILPLNSFPWVLNGTLEAKVSLDRIQRFLELVDQDLEAYYALGSPSGTATAIDIRGADFSWVPVKEESTSQPLSTGSLQLHIENLSVRKGMLLGVVGKVGSGKSSLLAAITGELIKQGGQVYICDLEQGFGLATQEPWIQFTTVRENILFGRQYDARLYEEVVEACALSEDLNILPAGDQTEVGENGVTLSGGQKARIALARAVYQEKELYLLDDPLAAVDADVANHLMQKCILGILQHKTRILCTHRTEFLEKADALLLMDNGRIIKTGPPADILPLVESVPKFKDMNKRRNDKADSDEQGQEEVIETETEESLQDKCLLHKEEEKKEGALDFQVYKAYWLAMGSCLALSILFSLLLMQASRNISDWWLSHWISSISQTANTSVMASSTSLPSTKLLLFSIVGLVSPIQALDTAPVPSNASVDVNFYLTVYGGIAGANSLFTIFRAFLFAYGTIRAAVVIHKRLLQRVIKATVTFFDTTPTGRILNRFSSDLYCVDDSLPFILNIFLANMYGLLGMLVIITYGLPWIGLVLLPLAALYFSIQRYYRRTSRELKRLYSVTLSPIYTHFSETLSGLSSIRAMRATQRFELENELRLEQNQRCLFASNTAMQWLDIRLQMIGVAVITAIAGIAIIQHQKQLGNPGLVGLALSYALSVTNLLSGLISSFTTTETMMVSVERTEEYTTDIPMEPQDKLVQVAADWPSQGLVEFQQVILAYRAGLPNALDGVSFTVYPGEKVGIVGRTGSGKSTLFLALFRMVELKAGRILLDGVDSQLVGLEELRSRLAIIPQDPFLFSGSIRENLDPQGKRTDAELHEVLEQCHLRDAVTQMGGLDSELGERGKSLSVGQRQLVCLARALLTQAKVLCIDEATASVDQKTDQLLQQTIRQRFADKTVLTIAHRLNTILDSDRVLVMQAGRVVELDSPAYLSKKDGSLFQRLLHSGQQ; via the exons ATGGAGAGCAATGCGGAGATGCTGGAGCACAAGGATGCACGGGTCAAG CTAATGACAGAGTTCCTAAGTGGAATCCGTGTTATCAAGTTTTATGCCTGGGAGAAGCACTTCAGCACCAGGATAAATACCTGCCGAGCTAAAGAGCTGCAGAAGTTGCGAGCCATCAAATACTTGGATGCTGTGTGTGTTTAcctgtgggcagcactgccGGTTGTTGTCTCCATTGTCATCTTCATCACCTATGTCCTGATGGGTCACCAACTGACTGCCACAAAG GTGTTCACAGCATTGGCCCTCGTGGGGATGCTCATTCTCCCCCTCAACAGCTTCCCGTGGGTGTTGAATGGGACTTTGGAAGCCAAAGTTTCCCTGGATCGAATCCAGCGTTTCCTTGAACTCGTGGACCAGGATTTGGAAGCTTATTATGCCCTAG GTAGCCCTTCAGGTACAGCTACTGCCATAGATATAAGAGGCGCAGATTTTTCATGGGTGCCAGTCAAAGAAGAAAGCACCAGCCAGCCCTTATCCACTGGCAGTCTGCAACTGCACATTGAGAACCTCTCAGTGAGAAAG gGAATGCTCCTGGGAGTTGTTGGGAAGGTTGGCTCTGGCAAGAGCTCTCTGCTTGCAGCTATCACTGGAGAACTCATTAA ACAAGGTGGACAAGTATATATCTGTGACCTGGAGCAAGGATTTGGTCTGGCCACACAGGAGCCTTGGATCCAATTTACCACTGTCCGAGAGAACATCCTTTTTGGACGACAGTATGATGCCAGGCTGTacgaggaggtggtggaggccTGTGCCCTCTCTGAGGACCTGAAT ATTTTACCTGCAGGTGACCAGACAGAGGTGGGTGAAAATGGTGTGACACTCAGTGGGGGTCAGAAGGCTCGAATAGCCCTTGCCAGGGCTGTTTACCAG gaaaaagagCTTTACCTCCTTGATGATCCCCTGGCTGCAGTTGATGCAGATGTAGCCAATCATCTCATGCAGAAGTGCATTCTTGGAATTCTCCAACACAAGACCAGAATCCTTTGCACCCATAGGACAGAATTTTTGGAGAAGGCCGATGCCTTGTTGTTGATGGACAATGGCAGGATAATCAAGACAG GCCCACCAGCTGATATCCTGCCTCTCGTGGAATCTGTCCCCAAATTCAAGGATATGAACAAGAGGCGGAATGATAAAG CAGACTCTGATGAGCAGGGCCAGGAAGAAGTTATagagacagagacagaagaaTCATTGCAGGACAAATGTCTCCTccacaaggaggaggagaagaaagaaggggctCTGGATTTTCAGGTCTACAAGGCATATTGGTTGGCAATGGGCAGCTGCTTAGCATTATCTATCCTGTTCTCACTGCTCCTGATGCAAG CATCCAGAAATATCTCGGATTGGTGGCTCTCGCACTGGATCTCCAGCATATCCCAAACAGCAAATACATCTGTGATGGCCTCTTCAACTTCCCTGCCTTCCACAAagctgcttctcttctccattgTTGGGCTTGT CTCCCCGATTCAAGCTCTGGACACAGCCCCAGTCCCTTCCAATGCTTCGGTGGATGTGAATTTCTACCTGACAGTTTATGGGGGCATTGCAGGGGCCAACTCTCTCTTCACCATTTTTCGGGCCTTCCTCTTCGCTTATGGCACTATCCGTGCTGCTGTTGTCATTCACAAACGACTGCTCCAGAGAGTTATAAAG GCCACAGTCACCTTCTTTGACACCACGCCAACAGGCCGGATCCTGAACCGCTTCTCCTCAGACCTGTACTGTGTGGATGACAGCTTGCCATTTATCCTTAACATTTTCTTGGCCAACATGTATGGGCTTTTGGGCATGCTGGTGATAATCACCTATGGTCTCCCTTGGATTGGCCTGGTCTTACTCCCTCTGGCTGCTCTCTACTTCTCCATCCAACGCTATTATCGGCGCACATCCCGGGAACTCAAACGCCTTTACAGTGTCACCCTGTCTCCCATTTACACTCATTTCTCAGAGACTCTCTCAGGACTGAGCAGCATCAGAGCCATGCGGGCAACACAGAG GTTTGAGTTGGAGAATGAGCTGCGCCTAGAACAGAATCAGCGCTGCCTCTTTGCCAGCAACACAGCAATGCAGTGGCTGGACATTCGCTTGCAAATGATTGGGGTTGCTGTAATCACAGCTATTGCAGGAATTGCCATCATCCAGCACCAGAAGCAGCTAGGAAATCCAG GACTTGTGGGCCTGGCGCTCTCGTATGCCCTCTCTGTCACAAACCTGCTCTCAGGCCTCATTTCCAGCTTCACTACAACAGAAACCATGATGGTGAGTGTGGAACGGACAGAGGAATATACCACAGACATCCCCATGGAGCCCCAGGATAAACTGGTCCAG GTTGCTGCTGACTGGCCAAGCCAAGGGCTTGTGGAGTTCCAGCAGGTGATCCTGGCCTACAGAGCAGGCCTTCCCAATGCACTCGATGGAGTGAGCTTCACCGTGTACCCTGGAGAGAAGGTGGGGATCGTGGGTCGCACAGGATCTGGAAAATCCACCCTTTTCTTGGCGCTGTTCCGCATGGTGGAGCTGAAAGCAGGCCGTATTCTCCTGGATGGCGTTGACAGCCAGCTGGTGGGCTTGGAGGAACTGAG ATCTAGACTGGCCATCATCCCCCAGGATCCATTTTTATTCAGTGGCTCAATCCGAGAGAACTTGGACCCACAGGGAAAACGGACAGATGCTGAACTCCATGAGGTGCTAGAGCAGTGCCACCTGCGGGATGCTGTTACCCAGATGG GTGGATTGGACAGTGAgctgggagagagaggaaagagtcTGTCTGTGGGTCAGAGGCAGCTGGTGTGTCTGGCAAGAGCACTCCTGACACAGGCCAAG GTGTTGTGCATTGATGAGGCCACAGCCAGTGTGGATCAGAAGACAGaccagctcctgcagcaaacCATCCGCCAGCGCTTTGCTGACAAAACTGTTTTGACAATTGCTCACAG GCTGAACACCATCTTGGACTCAGACCGTGTGCTAGTGATGCAGGCTGGAAGAGTGGTGGAGCTGGACTCACCTGCCTACCTAAGCAAAAAGGATGGCTCCTTGTTTCAGCGCCTGCTGCACAGTGGGCAGCAGTGA